ATCGAGGCCCAGACGCTGGCCAACTGTTATCTGGCGCTGGAGAACGACCTGGAAATCGTGGCGTGTCTCAACAAACTCGATCTTCCCGCCGCCGACCCCGACCGCTGTGCCGCCGAGATCGAACAGGTGCTGGGGATCCCCGCCGCCGGGATCCTTCGCATCAGCGCCAAGACCGGCGCCGGAGTGCCCGAACTGCTCGACGCGGTCATCGAAGCGATCCCGGCCCCGACCGGTAACCCGAATGATCCGCTCCAGGCGCTGATCTTCGACTCGTACTACGACAGTTACCGGGGGGTGGTGTCGTCGGTGCGGGTAATGACCGGAGTGCTCAGGACCGGTGCCCGGGTGAAGTTTATGCAGGCCAATGCCGTGCACGACGCCGACGAGGTAGGCGTGCGGAGTCCGGATCACACGCCGGTGGTGTCGCTCGGCCCCGGTGAGACCGGCTACCTGATCGCCGGCATCAAGGACGTGCGCGAAGCCCGCTCCGGCGAGACGGTCACCGATGCCATCCACCCCGCCTCCTCGCCGCTCGAGGGCTATCGCGAGCCGAAGCCGATGGTGTTCTGCGGCCTCTACCCCATCGACGGCGACCAGTTCTCCGACCTGCGAGATGCCCTGGAGAAACTGCGCCTGAACGACGGCTCCTACACCTACGAGCCGGAGACATCAGGGGCGTTGGGCTTCGGCTTCCGCTGCGGGTTCCTGGGGCTGTTGCACATGGAGATTGTGCGGGAGCGTCTCGTGCGCGAGTTCAATCTCGACCTGATCGCCACGGCACCCTCGGTGGCCTATCTCGTACACAAGACCGATGGCGAAGTGCTGGAGGTGGCGAACCCTTCAGCCCTGCCGCCCATGGTGGAGATCGACTTCATCGAGGAGCCGATGCTCACCTGCACGATCCTCACTCCGAAGGACTACACGGGGACGATCATGGAACTGTGTCAGCAACGACGGGGTGAAATGCTGAAACTCGAGTACCTCTCGCCGGAGCGGATGGAACTGATCTACAAGGTGCCCCTCGCCGAAGTGGTGCGGGATTTCTTCGACCAACTCAAGAGCCGTACCCAGGGCTACGCGTCACTGGATTACGAGCCGGCGGGGTATGTGCGATCCGATCTCGTAAAGGTGGACGTGCTCCTCAACGGTGTGCCGGCCGATGCTTTCTCCAACATTCTCCACAAGGACAAGGCCCAGGAGTACGGCAAGCGCATGTCGGAGAAACTGGCTGAGTTGATTCCCCGACAGATGTTCGACGTGCCGATCCAGGCCGCCATCGGCGGAAAGATCATCAGCCGGGAGACGGTGAAGGCCAAGCGCAAGGATGTGCTGGCTAAGTGTTACGGCGGCGACATCACCCGCAAACGCAAACTGTTGGAGAAGCAGAAGGCCGGGAAGAAGCGGATGAAGAACATCGGCCGGGTGGAGGTGCCCCAAGAGGCCTTTGTGAGCGCCCTGCGCCTGGAGGACTGAACGAGAGCCTTCGTGGCGCTCGATGCTCCATCGGCGGTGACCATGTTCGGTGCGCGTCAACTCGGGCGGCAGGGGGCGGGCGCTAGGAGCGATGGGTGCTCCGGCGGCGGTTCCGCTAGGAACAGCATGTGACCACCACCATCATCTGGTTCCGCCGAGACCTGCGCCTCGTGGATCACCCGGCCCTCACCGAGGCGGTGCAGGCGGCGGGACCGGGCGGTGAGGTGGTGGCCCTGTTTTGCATGGACGACCGCCTCTGGGGCCCGGCCGGGGCGAACCGCCGGGCGTTTCTGGTGGGGTGTCTGCGGGCTTTGGACGAGTCGATTGGTGGCCGTTTGGTGGTGCGGTGGGGCGATCCGGCTGCAGTGGTGGCGGCGGTGGCGGCGGAAGTTGACGCCCGCGAGGTCTTCGTCACCGGTGATTTCGCGCCCTATGGTGCTCTCCGCGACGAGCGCGTGGCGGCGGTGTTGCGGGAGGCCGACCGAACCCTCGTGCGGGTGGGGTCGCCCTACGCCGTGGCACCGGGTTCGGTACTGAATGGATCCGGGCTGCCCTACAAGGTGTTCACGCCGTTTTTCAAGGCGTGGATGATCCACGGCTGGGCCGGGGCGCTCCCGGCACCGGGCGCACTGCAGTGGGCGGCGTTGTCGAGTGAGCAGTGGCCAGCCGCCGCAGCGAGTGCCGGTCACCTGCCCGAGCCGGGGGAGGTAGCGGCCTGGGCGAGGGCAAATCGCTTCTACGGCGAGCACCTCGCCGCCTATGACGAGCAGCGCAACGACCCTGGCGCGGCGGCTACCTCCGGGTTGGCGCCGTACTTGAAGTGGGGCTGCCTGCACCCGCGGCAACTCTTGGCGGAACTGGGCAGTAGTCGGGCCGAGGCAGTGTTCCGTTCGGAACTGGGGTGGCGGGAGTTCTACGCCGATGTGCTCCACCACCGTCCCGACACCGTGCGTAGCGCCTTCAACCCGGCGATGGCGGGTATGGAGGTAGACGTAGCTGATACCGATGGTCTGTTTCAGGCCTGGTGTGAAGGGCGTACGGGCTTCCCCATCGTTGACGCGGGGATGCGGCAATTGGTGGCCGAGGGTTTCATGCACAATCGGGTGCGGATGCTGGTGGCCAGTTTCCTGGTGAAGGACCTACACCTTGACTGGACGAGGGGCGCGCGTTTCTTCATGGAACATCTCGCCGATGGCGACGTGGCTTCGAACCAGCACGGATGGCAGTGGGTGGCGGGCACCGGCACCGATGCTTCCCCCTACTTCCGGATCTTCAACCCGGTGACCCAGGGCGAACGTTTCGACCCGAGAGGCGTGTACGTGCGCCGCTGGGTGCCGGAGTTGGCGGCGGTAGGAGACCGGTATGTGCACCACCCCTGGGACGACCCTGCCGGAGCGCCCCCGGGGTATCCAGCGCCGATGGTGGATCACGCCGAGGAGCGCGTCGAGGCACTGCGGCGCTACGCCGTTGTGCGGGGTCGCTGAGGGTCATCCCAACTGGGCGAGCAGCTCCGCCTCGGTGAGCGATCCCGGCGGGGCCATGGCGCCCGCGAGGTCGTTGGCCACGCGCTGCAACCCCGCGTTGACCGGTGTGGCCACGCCGTGGAGGCGCCCCAGGAGCACGATCTCACCGTTGAGCTGGTTGGCCTCGATGCTCCCCGTACCGCGGGCGAGGCTCTGCCAGGAGGACCCACCGCCCCAGCGTTGTGCCCCAATCGGGCGAATCCGGAGGAGGTCCCCGCGCCGGGCCGCGTCTTCCTCGCCGGATGCGCAGTCGATCCCGGCGGCGGCGAGGACGGCCTCGGCCTCGGCCCGGGCGGCGGTGTAGAGCTCGCTCACCCGGCCGCTCGGACCGATGGCCGCTTCGATGGCGTTGCCCAGGTTCATGAGTAGCTTCGACCACTTGAAGCGCATGACGGCTTCGTTCGTCCTGGCACTGAAGGTGGATGCCGCAAACGCCCTCGCCATGGCCTCGGCCCGATCGTCAACCCCGAACGGATAGCGGCCCACATCGAGGATGCCCGTGGTGGGGGCCGAGGAGGCATCGACCACCCCCGGCTCTAGGTGGGTGGCCGGCAGCATCACGGGCACCGCGTAGGTGTTGGCGGTGCGCCGGAGGGCCTGGCGCTCGTTGTCCACGCCGTTCTGCAGGCAGGCGATAGCCACGTCGTGGGGGGCGCGGTCCAATGACGCTAGGGCGGCGGCGGTGTCTTGGCCTTTCACGGCGAGGAGCACGACATCGTCCGGACCGAAGACGACCTGGTGGGGATGGGCCACGACCGGTACCCCCACCCGCACCTCATCGTCAGGCGACCGGATCAGGAGGCCGTTGGCTGCGATGGCGTCGTGGTGAGCCCCCCGCACCACGAGGACGACGTCGTGTCCGTGCTGAGCCAACCGCCCACCGACCACACCCCCGATGGCCCCTGCTCCCACCACGATGAACCGCATGGCACCACCCTGTCAGACGCGGGCGCACGGCCAAGACCTGCTCAGGGGGGCTGGCACTCGGTAGCATCGACTGCCAGGTAACCCGATGCTCGACGAACGCAAGGCCGCCATCCTCCGGGCCGTAGTGGAGGAGTACATTGACACCGCTCTGCCGGTGGGGTCCGCGCATGTCGTGAAGTCCTCTGGCGTGCAGGTGTCATCGGCCACGGTTCGCCACGACATGGCCACGTTGGAGCAAGAGGGCTACCTCCGTCAGCCACACACCAGCGCCGGGCGGGTCCCCACCGAAAAGGGCTATCGCTTCTTTGTGGACCATCTCGGACAACCGGCCCCCCTGCGCGGTTCCGAGGCGGTGCAGGTGCGGTCGTTCTTCGACCACGCCCACGGTGAACTCGAGCAGATGCTCCAAGACACATCGCGTCTGCTGAGTGATCTTACGAACTATGCCGGCGTGGTGGTGGCCCCCACGCCCACCGAGACCACAGTGCGTTCGGTGCAGGTGGTGAGCATCACCACCACCACGGCCCTGGTGGTGGCGGTGATGTCGAACGGGGCGGTGGAGAAACACACTGTCGAACTAGCGGAGCCGATCGGGGAGGAGCGGATTGGGGCGGCCACGGTGCACCTCGCCGCTCACCTCACCGGTATGGGACGCCATGCTCTCAGCGCGCCACCGGCCACCGGCGATGCCGCCACCGATGCGTTGTGCACACTGGCCCTGGGTTCACTGCGCCGCGACAGTGGCGACGAACTCGACCAGGTCTTTGTGGGCGGCACCTCCCAGGTCGCGCATGCTTTTGATGCCATCGAGACAGTGCGGGAAGTGCTGGGCATCCTGGAGCAGCAGTATGTGGTGGTTACCCTCCTTCGGGATGTGCTCGACCGCGGCCTGCAGGTGGCCATTGGAACGGAGACGGGGATGGCGCCGTTGGCCGAGTGTGCACTGATCGTGGCGCCGTATCGGATGGATGGCGAAGAGGCCGGCACTATTGGGGTGCTCGGCCCCACCCGTATGGATTATCCCCAGGCCATGGCGGCGGTTGCCGTGGTGAGCCATCGTCTATCGCAACGCCTCACGGAGGGCTGACGTGGCCGAGGATTACTACGCCCTGCTTGGGGTAGGTGCTGATGCCAGCGTCGAGGAGATCAAGCGCGCCTATCGCCGACGGGCCCGTGAACTCCACCCCGACACCAACTCCGATCCGAGTGCTGAGACTCGCTTCAAGGAAGTGGCCCTGGCCTATGAGGTGCTGTCGGACCCGCAGAAGCGCCAGCACTACGACCGGTACGGCCCCGACAGCGGGCCCGGCGGTGGGTCCGCGGGTGGTGGTGTCAACGACATCTTTGATGCGTTCTTCGGGGGGAACAGTCCCTTCGGTGGGGGTGGCCGTGCCCGCGGCCCGAGCGGCCCGCCCCGGGGTACCGACCTCGAGGTGGTAGCCGAGCTCACCTTCGTCGAAGCGGTGTTTGGCACCCAGCACCCGGTTGATGTGCGCACGGCCATCGCCTGCGAGCCGTGTGGGGCCACTGGCGCCAAGCCCGGCACTTCACCGATCACCTGTCTCGAGTGCGCCGGGGTGGGGCAGGTACAGCGCGTGCGGCAGAGTTTTCTCGGTCAGATGGTTACCAACTCGGTGTGCCCTCGTTGCAGTGGGCAGGGCCAGGTGATCAGCGACCCCTGCAGCGCGTGCCGTGGTGAGGGGCGCACCATCGAGGAGCGCACCTACACGGTGGACATTCCGGCCGGGGTGGATACCGGCAGCACCCTTCGCCTCACCGGACGGGGTGCGGTGGGTCAGCGCGGCGGCGGTGCTGGTGATCTTTATGTGCATGTGCGCGCCGCCGCCCATGAGCGTTTCCAGCGGGAGGGCTTTGATCTTCACGTCGAACTACCCATTACCTTCACGCAGGCCGCACTCGGTGTGCATATCGAGTTCGCCACCCTTGATGGCGCCGAGGATCTCGTGGTGCCTCGAGGCACCGCCAACGGACGCGAGTTTCGCCTGCGTGGTCGCGGTGTGCCGCACCTTGATCGGCGACAACGCGGCGATCTCATCGTGAAGACGAGCGTGTCAGTCCCCACCGACCTCACCCCGGAGCAGGAAGACTTGCTGCGTGCCTATGCCGAGCAACGCGGCGACGAGGTGGCGCCCGCCGACGCGGGCTTGCTATCGCGCATTCGTTCCGCCTTTCGGTGACCCTCGCCATCGGCCACCCTGCCGATCACCCTGGGCCGATGGCTTTTGTGGCGGATCTCCACGGGCCGGCGCTCTCCGAGGAAGACCTCCATCACCTCCTTCGAGTGCTTCGCCAGCGGGCCGGGGATCAGCTGACGGTGGCCGACGGGGAAGGTAGATGGCGAACGGCGCGGCTTGATCCGGCAGAGGCGGGGGCGCTGCGCGAGTTTGGTCCGGTGTGTGAACTGCCGCTGGCCAACCCGCCGCTGGCGGTGGGGTTTGCGTTGGTGAAGGGCGACAAGCCCGAACTGATCGTGCAGAAGCTCACCGAGTTGGGTATCGACCGGATCGTGCCGTTTCGTGCCGAACGGTCCGTGGTGCGGTGGGATGCGGCCAAAGCCGCCAAGGCGGTGGACCGGCTACGCCTGGTGGCCCGAGCCGCGGCCCGACAATGTCACCGGCCCCGTCTGCCGGAGGTTGCCGATGTGGCCGAGGTGGCTTCATTGGTGGCGGCGGGGGCCACCATGGCCGAGCGCGGCGGGGCGCCACTGAGCCTGCAGGTGCCTTTTGTGCTGGTGGGCCCCGAGGGGGGATGGTCCGTGTCGGAGGGCGCGGTGGCGGGGGATCGAGTGGGTCTGGGCCCTCATGTGTTGCGGGCGGAGACCGCCGCATGGACCGCGGCGGTGCTGCTGGCGTCCTTGCGCGACGGAACCGTCGCCCCTTTCCGCAATCCGTAGCGGGGAGTTCACCCTAAGTGTTGTTATCGTCCCACCAGTAGGATAAGGTCACCTTGGGTGGGGAGCATGGCTTGGTCTTAGTGCTCTGGGTGGTAATGTGGCGGGTGCGGAGGTGCTCCGTGGCGGGAATTTGTGGGAGGTAGGGATCAAATGAGTGAGGCATTGAGCGAGACTTCCGAAGCGGGGGCCTACGCTGCACTGGTGGGGGAGCGTCTGCGGAGTATCCGGCGTCAGAAGAGCCTGTCGCTCCAGGAAGTGGACACGGCATCGG
This Acidimicrobiia bacterium DNA region includes the following protein-coding sequences:
- a CDS encoding elongation factor 4 → MDLSRLRNLSIVAHVDHGKSTLADRLLELCGAVDPRDMRAQYLDSMDIERERGITIKLQSVRLDYQDHVINLIDTPGHVDFGYEVSRSLAACEGVILLVDAAQGIEAQTLANCYLALENDLEIVACLNKLDLPAADPDRCAAEIEQVLGIPAAGILRISAKTGAGVPELLDAVIEAIPAPTGNPNDPLQALIFDSYYDSYRGVVSSVRVMTGVLRTGARVKFMQANAVHDADEVGVRSPDHTPVVSLGPGETGYLIAGIKDVREARSGETVTDAIHPASSPLEGYREPKPMVFCGLYPIDGDQFSDLRDALEKLRLNDGSYTYEPETSGALGFGFRCGFLGLLHMEIVRERLVREFNLDLIATAPSVAYLVHKTDGEVLEVANPSALPPMVEIDFIEEPMLTCTILTPKDYTGTIMELCQQRRGEMLKLEYLSPERMELIYKVPLAEVVRDFFDQLKSRTQGYASLDYEPAGYVRSDLVKVDVLLNGVPADAFSNILHKDKAQEYGKRMSEKLAELIPRQMFDVPIQAAIGGKIISRETVKAKRKDVLAKCYGGDITRKRKLLEKQKAGKKRMKNIGRVEVPQEAFVSALRLED
- a CDS encoding deoxyribodipyrimidine photo-lyase, with amino-acid sequence MTTTIIWFRRDLRLVDHPALTEAVQAAGPGGEVVALFCMDDRLWGPAGANRRAFLVGCLRALDESIGGRLVVRWGDPAAVVAAVAAEVDAREVFVTGDFAPYGALRDERVAAVLREADRTLVRVGSPYAVAPGSVLNGSGLPYKVFTPFFKAWMIHGWAGALPAPGALQWAALSSEQWPAAAASAGHLPEPGEVAAWARANRFYGEHLAAYDEQRNDPGAAATSGLAPYLKWGCLHPRQLLAELGSSRAEAVFRSELGWREFYADVLHHRPDTVRSAFNPAMAGMEVDVADTDGLFQAWCEGRTGFPIVDAGMRQLVAEGFMHNRVRMLVASFLVKDLHLDWTRGARFFMEHLADGDVASNQHGWQWVAGTGTDASPYFRIFNPVTQGERFDPRGVYVRRWVPELAAVGDRYVHHPWDDPAGAPPGYPAPMVDHAEERVEALRRYAVVRGR
- a CDS encoding ketopantoate reductase family protein, with the translated sequence MRFIVVGAGAIGGVVGGRLAQHGHDVVLVVRGAHHDAIAANGLLIRSPDDEVRVGVPVVAHPHQVVFGPDDVVLLAVKGQDTAAALASLDRAPHDVAIACLQNGVDNERQALRRTANTYAVPVMLPATHLEPGVVDASSAPTTGILDVGRYPFGVDDRAEAMARAFAASTFSARTNEAVMRFKWSKLLMNLGNAIEAAIGPSGRVSELYTAARAEAEAVLAAAGIDCASGEEDAARRGDLLRIRPIGAQRWGGGSSWQSLARGTGSIEANQLNGEIVLLGRLHGVATPVNAGLQRVANDLAGAMAPPGSLTEAELLAQLG
- the hrcA gene encoding heat-inducible transcription repressor HrcA, yielding MLDERKAAILRAVVEEYIDTALPVGSAHVVKSSGVQVSSATVRHDMATLEQEGYLRQPHTSAGRVPTEKGYRFFVDHLGQPAPLRGSEAVQVRSFFDHAHGELEQMLQDTSRLLSDLTNYAGVVVAPTPTETTVRSVQVVSITTTTALVVAVMSNGAVEKHTVELAEPIGEERIGAATVHLAAHLTGMGRHALSAPPATGDAATDALCTLALGSLRRDSGDELDQVFVGGTSQVAHAFDAIETVREVLGILEQQYVVVTLLRDVLDRGLQVAIGTETGMAPLAECALIVAPYRMDGEEAGTIGVLGPTRMDYPQAMAAVAVVSHRLSQRLTEG
- the dnaJ gene encoding molecular chaperone DnaJ — translated: MVYRNASRRADVAEDYYALLGVGADASVEEIKRAYRRRARELHPDTNSDPSAETRFKEVALAYEVLSDPQKRQHYDRYGPDSGPGGGSAGGGVNDIFDAFFGGNSPFGGGGRARGPSGPPRGTDLEVVAELTFVEAVFGTQHPVDVRTAIACEPCGATGAKPGTSPITCLECAGVGQVQRVRQSFLGQMVTNSVCPRCSGQGQVISDPCSACRGEGRTIEERTYTVDIPAGVDTGSTLRLTGRGAVGQRGGGAGDLYVHVRAAAHERFQREGFDLHVELPITFTQAALGVHIEFATLDGAEDLVVPRGTANGREFRLRGRGVPHLDRRQRGDLIVKTSVSVPTDLTPEQEDLLRAYAEQRGDEVAPADAGLLSRIRSAFR
- a CDS encoding 16S rRNA (uracil(1498)-N(3))-methyltransferase, which codes for MAFVADLHGPALSEEDLHHLLRVLRQRAGDQLTVADGEGRWRTARLDPAEAGALREFGPVCELPLANPPLAVGFALVKGDKPELIVQKLTELGIDRIVPFRAERSVVRWDAAKAAKAVDRLRLVARAAARQCHRPRLPEVADVAEVASLVAAGATMAERGGAPLSLQVPFVLVGPEGGWSVSEGAVAGDRVGLGPHVLRAETAAWTAAVLLASLRDGTVAPFRNP